The following are encoded together in the Cyanobacterium aponinum PCC 10605 genome:
- a CDS encoding transposase, with the protein MNFFHRRSIRLKHYDYSQQGVYFVTICTQYRQCLWGEIKQDQVLLNHLGSISLQCWLEIPEHFPSVELDVFVIMPNHLHGILWIKESLNQEEKYNQFQKVVKGSIPSIVRSFKGAVTSKINQICQQKGTSLIWQRNYYEKVIKDEEMLNNVREYILNNPRNWEKDSEYSSSKNIIFDLPF; encoded by the coding sequence ATGAATTTTTTTCACCGTCGATCAATCCGTTTAAAACATTATGATTATAGTCAACAAGGAGTTTATTTCGTTACTATTTGTACTCAATATCGACAATGTTTATGGGGTGAAATTAAACAGGATCAAGTATTATTAAATCATCTGGGTTCAATCTCACTTCAATGTTGGTTAGAAATACCAGAGCATTTTCCCTCTGTGGAATTAGATGTATTTGTGATTATGCCCAATCATTTGCACGGTATTTTATGGATTAAAGAATCACTTAATCAAGAAGAAAAATATAACCAATTTCAGAAAGTTGTTAAAGGTTCAATTCCGAGTATAGTTCGATCGTTTAAAGGGGCAGTGACGAGCAAAATTAATCAAATTTGTCAACAAAAAGGTACATCTTTAATATGGCAAAGAAATTATTATGAAAAGGTTATTAAAGATGAAGAAATGCTTAATAATGTTCGAGAATATATTTTAAATAATCCCCGTAATTGGGAGAAAGATTCGGAATATTCATCATCAAAAAATATTATATTCGATTTGCCCTTTTAA
- a CDS encoding glycosyltransferase family 4 protein has product MMKVLFDCTSVRDRISGIGYYTYSLMKALQKGNFPDLELNFCRQPSMKQWLKHQQDLPDVLKQFPSIQFLPFPVTVSDFLGKSAGYFTNNIGHFDIIHGTDHYVYPFKEGKKIMNIHDLTFLKYPQFCTNIVKQYTRRIKKCLPWTDLIITFAESTKKDIIDYLGVKEEKIFITSEASRYDFNYLKTINIDLIKSKTNYDFSQKYLLFVSTIEPRKNIISLIKAFNICKEKYHLHHHLILIGNKGWQYEPIFAEIENSPFSDQIHHLGYLTDAQLAIFYAHADMFIYPSFYEGFGLPILEAMTLGTPVITSSVSSMPEVGGDAAIYVNPHDVDALANRIYQLGLDPILRQSLIEKGKNRAKLYSWQRVAQETLKAYSYLA; this is encoded by the coding sequence ATAATGAAAGTCCTATTTGATTGTACTTCAGTGCGCGATCGCATCTCTGGTATTGGTTATTATACTTATAGCTTGATGAAGGCTTTACAGAAAGGCAATTTTCCTGATTTGGAATTGAATTTTTGTCGCCAACCTAGTATGAAACAATGGTTAAAGCATCAACAAGATTTACCAGATGTCTTAAAACAATTTCCCTCCATTCAATTTTTACCTTTTCCAGTAACAGTAAGTGATTTTCTGGGTAAATCCGCAGGTTATTTTACGAATAATATTGGTCATTTTGACATAATTCACGGTACAGATCATTATGTTTACCCTTTTAAAGAAGGAAAAAAAATCATGAATATCCATGATTTAACTTTTTTAAAATATCCTCAATTTTGCACAAATATTGTTAAACAATATACTCGCAGAATAAAAAAATGTTTACCGTGGACTGATTTAATAATTACTTTTGCTGAAAGTACAAAAAAAGATATTATTGACTATTTAGGAGTAAAAGAAGAAAAAATATTCATTACCTCAGAAGCAAGTAGATATGATTTTAACTATTTAAAAACTATAAATATTGATTTAATCAAAAGTAAAACTAACTATGATTTTTCTCAGAAATATCTATTATTTGTAAGCACGATCGAACCTAGAAAAAACATTATCAGTCTGATAAAAGCCTTTAATATTTGCAAAGAAAAATATCATCTCCATCATCACTTAATTCTTATTGGTAATAAGGGTTGGCAGTATGAGCCTATTTTTGCCGAAATAGAAAATTCCCCTTTTTCTGATCAAATTCATCATTTAGGGTATTTAACTGATGCTCAGTTAGCCATTTTTTATGCCCATGCTGATATGTTTATCTATCCCTCTTTTTATGAGGGTTTTGGTTTGCCTATTCTTGAAGCAATGACTTTAGGTACACCTGTAATTACTTCTTCCGTATCATCCATGCCTGAAGTGGGAGGAGATGCGGCAATTTATGTTAATCCCCATGATGTGGATGCTTTGGCAAATAGAATTTATCAGCTAGGGCTTGATCCGATCTTACGTCAAAGTTTAATTGAAAAAGGAAAAAACCGAGCAAAACTTTATTCTTGGCAAAGAGTAGCACAAGAAACCCTCAAGGCTTACTCCTATCTAGCTTAA
- the metG gene encoding methionine--tRNA ligase, translating to MSIDKPISKTSFALTTPLYYVNGLPHIGSAYTTMIADAIARWYRLSGHEVMFVTGTDEHGQKIQRTAEEKGVNPQEHCDRISQQFQDLWHKLDIKFDRFSRTTASNHQAIVNEFFARVQKSDDIYLAQQQGWYCVACEEFKEKRELTEDGFCPIHTNQKVEWRDEENYFFRLSRYQQQLEELYTKNPDFIQPESRRNEVINFVKQGLQDFSISRVNVSWGFPIPDDPKHTIYVWFDALLGYISALLDENDPPTLENALKKWYPFNLHLIGKDILRFHAVYWPAMLMSAQLPLPKQVFGHGFLTKDGKKMGKSLGNTLDPFSLVEKYGSDAVRYYFLKEIELGEDGDFNEIRFVNTLNADLANDLGNLLNRSLGMLKKYCKGVLPPITQTDISEENEVKQIGKSLEKKVIEAYQNYRFSSLCQEVLNLIRSCNKFIDESQPWSLYKQGEQKEVEKILYVVLESVRFAGFSLAPIIPNISNKIYTQLGFNFDFNQKDLGLKSNISNEHGQWGILPINQELPKAEPIFARLEVPENK from the coding sequence ATGAGTATTGATAAACCCATTTCAAAAACATCCTTTGCTTTAACAACCCCTCTTTATTACGTTAACGGTTTACCCCACATTGGCAGCGCTTACACCACTATGATTGCAGATGCGATCGCACGTTGGTATCGTCTTTCTGGTCATGAAGTTATGTTCGTCACAGGTACAGATGAACACGGTCAAAAAATCCAACGCACCGCCGAAGAAAAAGGAGTAAATCCTCAAGAACATTGCGATCGTATTTCTCAACAATTTCAAGACTTATGGCATAAATTAGATATAAAATTCGATCGCTTTAGTCGCACTACTGCTAGTAATCATCAAGCTATTGTCAATGAATTTTTTGCCAGAGTGCAAAAGAGTGATGATATATATTTAGCTCAACAACAGGGATGGTATTGTGTTGCCTGTGAAGAATTTAAAGAAAAAAGAGAACTCACAGAAGACGGTTTTTGTCCTATTCACACTAACCAAAAAGTAGAATGGAGAGATGAAGAAAACTACTTTTTTCGCCTTTCCCGTTACCAACAACAACTAGAAGAACTATACACCAAAAATCCAGACTTTATTCAGCCTGAAAGCAGAAGAAACGAAGTTATTAACTTTGTCAAACAAGGATTACAAGATTTTTCTATTTCCCGTGTTAATGTTTCTTGGGGTTTCCCCATACCAGACGACCCTAAACATACAATTTACGTGTGGTTTGATGCCCTTTTAGGCTATATTAGCGCTCTTTTAGATGAAAATGATCCCCCAACCCTCGAAAATGCCCTTAAAAAGTGGTATCCCTTCAACTTACATCTCATTGGCAAAGATATATTAAGATTCCATGCCGTTTATTGGCCTGCAATGTTGATGTCAGCACAATTGCCCTTACCAAAACAGGTATTTGGACATGGTTTCTTAACTAAAGATGGTAAAAAGATGGGTAAAAGTTTGGGCAACACTTTAGATCCATTCTCCCTAGTAGAAAAATATGGATCTGATGCTGTACGTTACTATTTTCTCAAAGAAATCGAATTAGGGGAAGATGGTGACTTCAACGAAATTCGTTTTGTGAATACCTTAAATGCAGATTTAGCAAATGACCTAGGAAATTTATTAAACCGCAGTTTAGGAATGCTGAAAAAATACTGCAAAGGAGTTTTACCCCCCATTACTCAAACAGATATTAGCGAAGAAAATGAAGTGAAACAGATAGGTAAATCTTTAGAAAAGAAGGTCATAGAAGCCTATCAAAATTATCGTTTTTCCAGCTTATGCCAAGAAGTTTTAAACCTCATTCGTAGTTGCAACAAATTTATTGATGAGAGTCAACCTTGGAGTTTATATAAACAAGGGGAGCAAAAAGAAGTCGAAAAAATTCTTTATGTAGTGTTAGAGTCCGTCCGATTCGCTGGTTTTTCTCTTGCTCCAATAATACCGAATATTAGTAATAAGATTTATACTCAACTGGGATTCAATTTTGATTTTAATCAAAAAGATTTAGGATTAAAAAGTAATATTAGTAATGAACATGGGCAGTGGGGTATTCTTCCTATTAACCAAGAATTGCCTAAAGCTGAACCTATATTCGCTAGACTCGAAGTACCAGAAAATAAATAG